CTCCGAAGAGCTGGATCATCCGGCCACCTGTGGCATGACCTCGGCCGCGATCAGGTCGAGGTGGTCGAGGTCGGTCAGGTCGGCGATCCGCAGGTAGGCCCGCTCGGCCCCGATCGACGCGAACTGCCCGAGGTAGTCGACCACCTCGTCGACCGAACCGTAGGCGCCCGACGCGGCCGCCCGCACCGGCGGCCGCAACAGCGCCGCCCGTCGCGAGACCGTCGCGGCATTGCGTCCACACGCGACGGAGACGCACACCGAACGTCGCACCGACGGCCGCCGCCCGGGAGAGCCTCGGCCTACCCGGGCGGACTCAAGATCGACCCGGGCGAACAGTTCCTTGGTGTCGGTCGGGCTGGCGAACTGGACGTTGTATTCGTCGGCGTAGCGGGCCGCCAGGCGCGGCGTGCGGCGCGGGCCCTTGCCGCCGACGATGACCGGCGGGTGTGGGCGCTGGGTCGCGCGCAGCCCGGGCGCGCCCGCCAGCTGGTAGTGCGAACCGAGATAGTCGAAGCGCTCGGCCGTCCACAGCCCGGTGATGATCGACAGCTGCTCGGCCAACCGCGCGAACCGCTCGCCGACCGGCGGCAACGGGATGCCGAACGCGGCGTGCTCCGGCTCGTACCAACCGGTTCCCAGGCCCAACTCGACCCGCCCGCCGCTCATCTGGTCGACCTGGGTGACCGCCACCGCGAGTGGGCCCGGCGACCGGAACGTGGCCGCGCTCATCAGCGAGCCGAGCCGGATCCTGCTGGTGTCGCGGGCCAGGCCGGCGAGGGTCATCCAGACGTCGGTCGGGGTCGGATCGGGCGGGCCGCCGAGCGGCAGATAGTGGTCTGGCCGGAAGAAGCCGTCGAAGCCGCAGGCCTCCGCATGCCGTGCCAGGCCGGCGATCTGGTCATAGCTTGTGCCTCCCTTGGTGGAGGCGAAGATCCGCAGACGCATCGACGTCAGGTTATCCCTTTCCTGCCCGGAAAGGATAGGTGGGCGGGCTGTGCCAATCGCCGGGTTTCCCCTAGGGTGGTGCGTCGTCCCCCCCAATGCGTGTCAATACTTCGATGCCTCGAAAGGGACCTCCCGCTATGAGAACCCTCCGCGCAGTAGCCGCCATCGGTGCCGCAGCCCTGCTGCTGACGATGGCTGCCTGCTCCGGCTCCGACGACGAAGCGCCCAGCGACACCGCCCAGAACGCCGCCGGCGACGCCCTCGAGAAGGTGACCTACCTCAGCGGCTTCGGCCTCTTCGGCCGTGAGTCCTATGTGTACGCCGCCATCGACAAGGGCTATTTCCGGGACGCCGGCCTCGAGGTCGAGGTCAAGCCCGGCACCGGAACCAACCCCAACCTCAAGGCGTTGAGCTCCGGCACCGTCCAGTACGCCTCGATCGACCTCACCGGCGCCTTCCTCGAGTATGGCCGCGCCGGCGGCATCAACGACTTCACCATCGTCGGCGCGGTGCAGCAGCGCTCGCTGACCGCGCTGATGGCGCTCGAGGAGAGCGGCATCAGCACGCCGCGCGACCTGGAGAACAAGACCATCGGCGCGCAGCCCGGGTCGGTCAACCAGGTGCTGTTCCCGACCTACGCCCGGCTCGCCGGCATCGACGCGACCAAGGTCAAG
This genomic interval from Asanoa ferruginea contains the following:
- a CDS encoding TIGR03560 family F420-dependent LLM class oxidoreductase, coding for MRLRIFASTKGGTSYDQIAGLARHAEACGFDGFFRPDHYLPLGGPPDPTPTDVWMTLAGLARDTSRIRLGSLMSAATFRSPGPLAVAVTQVDQMSGGRVELGLGTGWYEPEHAAFGIPLPPVGERFARLAEQLSIITGLWTAERFDYLGSHYQLAGAPGLRATQRPHPPVIVGGKGPRRTPRLAARYADEYNVQFASPTDTKELFARVDLESARVGRGSPGRRPSVRRSVCVSVACGRNAATVSRRAALLRPPVRAAASGAYGSVDEVVDYLGQFASIGAERAYLRIADLTDLDHLDLIAAEVMPQVAG
- a CDS encoding ABC transporter substrate-binding protein, coding for MRTLRAVAAIGAAALLLTMAACSGSDDEAPSDTAQNAAGDALEKVTYLSGFGLFGRESYVYAAIDKGYFRDAGLEVEVKPGTGTNPNLKALSSGTVQYASIDLTGAFLEYGRAGGINDFTIVGAVQQRSLTALMALEESGISTPRDLENKTIGAQPGSVNQVLFPTYARLAGIDATKVKFQNVAPQQQPQLLASKKVDVITQFPVGKPGVERAAGGKKAVVLPYTDVITDLFGGAIGVSKKTAQDKPDQVKRFMTALLKGLADTINNPQEAGQIYAKFEKTQPAPVAAAEMTLMRPYVDLGSGLGQIDQARAARSIAILQGAGAIPDGLKPEDVISFNLIPKPAA